From the Leptotrichia sp. oral taxon 221 genome, one window contains:
- a CDS encoding ribonuclease HII — protein MVKEKSTLKKRNEESEIDLKKFDEGYHKIIVGIDEAGRGPLAGPVVASAVIVQEYFDELKEINDSKKLSEKKREKLFDLINKRCIVGVGIASEKEIDEINILNATFLAMRRAIEKIHEKAEFDIVLVDGNHKIREYEGEQEAIVKGDGKSLSIAAASIIAKVTRDRMLVEAAKKYPDYKFEKHKGYGTKLHREILLSKGPSEYHRKTFLKKILGE, from the coding sequence ATGGTAAAAGAAAAATCGACATTAAAAAAGAGAAATGAAGAATCTGAAATAGATTTGAAAAAATTTGATGAGGGATATCATAAAATAATCGTGGGAATTGATGAGGCAGGGAGAGGACCGTTAGCGGGACCTGTTGTAGCGAGTGCAGTTATTGTGCAAGAATATTTTGATGAATTGAAAGAAATTAATGATTCGAAAAAATTATCAGAAAAGAAAAGAGAGAAACTTTTTGATTTGATCAATAAGAGATGTATAGTTGGGGTTGGAATTGCATCAGAAAAAGAGATTGATGAGATTAATATTTTGAATGCGACTTTTTTAGCTATGCGTCGTGCAATTGAAAAAATTCATGAGAAAGCAGAATTTGATATTGTTTTAGTTGATGGAAATCATAAAATTCGAGAATATGAAGGGGAGCAGGAAGCTATAGTAAAAGGAGATGGAAAGTCACTTTCTATTGCAGCGGCATCGATAATTGCGAAAGTAACTAGAGATAGAATGCTAGTTGAAGCTGCTAAGAAATATCCTGATTATAAGTTTGAGAAACATAAAGGATATGGAACAAAGTTGCATAGGGAAATATTGCTTAGTAAGGGGCCTTCTGAATATCATCGAAAAACTTTTTTAAAAAAAATTTTAGGGGAATAG
- a CDS encoding RluA family pseudouridine synthase — MEKIKENLENKIIFLEDEEAIKKNEEQIVKVEEDDSGERIDSYLSKKMDLTRTRIKQLIKDENVLVNGKKAKPAYKVERDDEISVIIPELEDIEINSENIPINIVYEDSDLAVINKSAGMVVHPAHGHHSGTLVNAILYHIKDLSGINGEIRPGIVHRLDKDTSGLLIIAKNDKAHLSLAKMFQDKIIKKTYLAILKGKLNKNSGRIVTKIGRDKNDRKKMTVLDSLENGKIAISNFEVLDKNEKFTLVKVHIETGRTHQIRVHMKYLGYPILGDSIYGRSDSEKRQMLHAYKLEFLHPITNVPVEFIGKLPKDFKNALKKCNLKFDENIEII, encoded by the coding sequence ATGGAGAAAATAAAAGAAAATTTAGAAAATAAAATTATTTTTTTGGAAGATGAAGAAGCTATAAAGAAAAATGAAGAACAGATAGTTAAAGTTGAAGAGGATGATTCTGGAGAGAGAATTGATAGTTATTTGTCTAAGAAGATGGATTTAACTAGGACTAGAATTAAGCAATTAATTAAAGATGAAAATGTTTTAGTTAATGGGAAAAAGGCAAAACCAGCTTATAAAGTGGAAAGAGATGATGAGATATCAGTTATAATTCCAGAATTGGAGGATATTGAAATAAATTCTGAAAATATTCCGATAAATATTGTTTATGAAGATAGTGATTTGGCAGTTATAAACAAATCAGCAGGAATGGTCGTTCATCCGGCGCATGGACATCATTCAGGAACTTTGGTTAATGCTATTTTGTATCACATAAAAGATTTGTCTGGAATAAATGGAGAGATTCGACCAGGTATTGTTCATAGGCTTGATAAAGATACAAGTGGACTTTTGATAATTGCTAAAAATGATAAAGCTCATTTAAGTTTAGCGAAAATGTTTCAAGACAAAATAATTAAAAAGACGTATTTAGCAATTTTAAAGGGAAAATTAAATAAAAATAGCGGAAGAATTGTTACAAAAATAGGTCGAGATAAGAATGATAGGAAAAAAATGACAGTTCTAGATTCGTTAGAAAATGGGAAAATAGCAATATCAAATTTTGAAGTTTTGGATAAAAATGAAAAGTTTACATTGGTAAAAGTTCATATTGAGACTGGAAGAACGCATCAAATAAGAGTTCATATGAAATATTTGGGATATCCTATTTTGGGTGATAGCATTTATGGACGTTCAGACAGTGAAAAAAGGCAAATGTTACATGCATATAAACTTGAATTTTTACATCCGATTACAAATGTGCCTGTGGAATTTATCGGAAAATTACCAAAAGATTTTAAAAATGCTTTAAAAAAATGTAATTTAAAGTTTGATGAAAATATTGAGATTATATAG
- a CDS encoding YraN family protein: MKNKREIGFEYEKIAKEYLEENGLIYVTSNYYSKFGEIDLIFLEEMTETLIFVEVKYRKNDNHGNALEMVTKSKQKKIICTSNVYIFKNQWNKNIRYDIVGIDGFSKNINWVKNAF; the protein is encoded by the coding sequence GTGAAAAATAAAAGGGAAATAGGGTTTGAGTATGAAAAAATTGCGAAGGAATATCTCGAAGAAAATGGATTAATTTATGTTACAAGTAATTATTATTCAAAATTTGGAGAGATAGATTTAATATTTTTGGAAGAAATGACGGAAACATTGATTTTTGTGGAAGTTAAGTATAGAAAAAATGATAATCATGGAAATGCGTTAGAGATGGTTACCAAAAGTAAACAAAAGAAAATAATTTGTACATCGAATGTATATATTTTTAAAAATCAGTGGAATAAAAATATCAGATACGATATTGTTGGAATAGATGGTTTTTCAAAAAATATAAATTGGGTGAAAAATGCATTCTGA
- a CDS encoding zinc ribbon domain-containing protein, translating into MKNNEKCLKCGSTLCEIKTTVLPTKKMGDTKISLDKFYLKICQNCGYSEMYSAKVIEKSKKAAKTTV; encoded by the coding sequence ATGAAAAATAATGAAAAGTGTTTGAAATGCGGTTCTACTCTTTGCGAAATAAAAACAACAGTGTTACCGACAAAAAAAATGGGAGATACAAAAATTTCTTTAGATAAATTTTATTTAAAGATTTGTCAGAATTGTGGTTATAGTGAAATGTACTCGGCAAAAGTAATTGAAAAAAGTAAAAAAGCAGCTAAAACAACAGTTTGA
- a CDS encoding HD domain-containing protein → MYAVKKFLEYFRPKVNRAFQNEALKILNEKEKKIFLEMSKYDKFHCLEVYKKVKRTKLKNKEVYLKLALLHDCGKENANFLIRVLHKFGFKTSLREHSQNSFLKLEKINKELANLAKNHHVKNFSEDMDIFQECDDAS, encoded by the coding sequence ATGTATGCAGTAAAAAAATTTTTAGAATATTTTAGACCAAAAGTAAATAGAGCGTTTCAAAATGAAGCATTGAAAATTCTTAATGAAAAAGAAAAAAAGATTTTTTTAGAAATGTCAAAATATGATAAATTTCATTGTTTGGAGGTTTATAAAAAAGTTAAAAGAACGAAATTGAAAAATAAAGAAGTTTATTTAAAATTGGCACTTTTACATGATTGTGGTAAGGAAAATGCTAATTTTTTGATTAGAGTGTTACATAAATTTGGTTTTAAAACATCATTGAGAGAACATTCTCAAAATAGTTTTTTAAAATTAGAAAAAATTAATAAAGAATTGGCAAATTTAGCGAAGAATCATCATGTTAAAAATTTTTCTGAAGACATGGATATTTTTCAGGAATGTGATGATGCTAGTTAA